From Desulfosporosinus sp. Sb-LF, a single genomic window includes:
- a CDS encoding FTR1 family protein, whose amino-acid sequence MIRGIKTTILILTILVITFSPIKVWASTQASDNMTRAELSIDQALTETNQGHLSEAKQNYQKFRDNWGEIEDGVKQESSDAYKDIESNLGQVDYAFMQTKQENITQALQGLRNVNQKFIRGEFPKGQQFKQENISLSDFIVLLQQAKIKAQDHQQQPALTEISKVRESWLSVEGVVVAQSAAVYRDSERDMVTVNAMLSANPPNYQNAIQLLDQMINYLSPLAGKSGYTFWDAAMILIREGLEALLVIAALLAFVKKSGRTKGNGWIWLGVSGGLLLSLVVAIIVKYVFSSGAFGSNNALINGWTGVFAAVMLLYMSYWLHSQSNVADWQKYIRNKSESALDTGRMVSLGVLSFLAVFREGTETVLFFIGMVNQISMQALVLGLVVGFGLLSALAYLMIRLGLRLPIRPFFMVSSVIVFYLCIKFTEMGIHGLQLAGTIPSTTASSIPNIDFIALYSSWQSALPQIALVISALGVILWKRLTAKKHRVKESHVIR is encoded by the coding sequence ATGATTCGGGGAATTAAAACTACAATACTTATTTTAACGATTCTGGTAATCACATTTAGTCCTATTAAAGTGTGGGCCTCAACTCAAGCATCGGACAACATGACCAGGGCGGAACTCTCTATCGATCAAGCCTTAACGGAGACAAACCAAGGGCATTTATCAGAAGCGAAACAAAACTATCAAAAATTCCGCGATAATTGGGGCGAAATTGAAGATGGCGTAAAACAGGAATCTAGCGATGCGTATAAAGATATTGAATCCAATTTGGGTCAAGTGGATTATGCTTTTATGCAAACTAAACAAGAGAATATAACCCAGGCCTTACAAGGGCTTAGAAACGTGAATCAGAAGTTTATCCGTGGAGAGTTCCCCAAGGGCCAACAGTTCAAACAAGAGAATATTTCACTAAGTGATTTCATCGTTCTATTGCAACAAGCTAAGATCAAAGCCCAAGATCATCAACAGCAACCAGCGCTGACCGAGATTTCGAAAGTGCGGGAATCCTGGTTAAGTGTGGAAGGAGTTGTAGTTGCTCAATCCGCAGCCGTTTATCGTGATTCGGAAAGAGACATGGTCACTGTAAATGCGATGCTTTCAGCGAATCCACCCAATTATCAAAATGCGATTCAACTATTGGATCAGATGATTAATTACTTGAGCCCACTGGCAGGTAAATCCGGGTATACGTTTTGGGATGCCGCTATGATCCTAATACGTGAAGGCCTTGAAGCGCTCTTGGTTATTGCTGCTTTACTGGCTTTTGTCAAGAAGTCTGGCAGAACCAAGGGAAACGGATGGATATGGCTAGGGGTTTCAGGGGGTCTACTTCTCAGCCTTGTTGTCGCGATCATTGTAAAGTATGTATTCTCTTCCGGCGCATTTGGTAGTAATAATGCTCTGATCAATGGATGGACCGGAGTATTTGCAGCTGTTATGCTCCTATACATGAGTTATTGGCTACATAGTCAATCCAATGTTGCTGATTGGCAAAAGTATATCCGCAATAAAAGCGAATCTGCTTTGGATACTGGACGGATGGTTTCCTTAGGAGTTCTTTCTTTTCTAGCTGTCTTCAGGGAAGGAACAGAAACAGTGTTGTTCTTTATCGGGATGGTCAATCAAATTAGTATGCAAGCACTTGTGCTTGGTCTAGTCGTCGGATTTGGTTTACTTTCCGCTCTAGCTTATTTAATGATTCGCTTAGGATTGAGGCTTCCTATCCGCCCCTTTTTCATGGTTTCCAGTGTGATCGTCTTTTACCTATGTATTAAGTTTACCGAAATGGGGATTCATGGTTTGCAATTGGCCGGTACAATACCATCTACAACTGCTTCGAGTATACCTAATATCGACTTCATTGCTCTATATTCATCATGGCAGAGCGCTCTTCCCCAAATTGCTTTAGTTATTAGTGCCCTAGGCGTAATTCTTTGGAAACGGTTAACTGCCAAAAAACACAGGGTAAAAGAATCGCACGTAATACGTTAA
- a CDS encoding SET domain-containing protein — protein MKNTQKYGRGIFAVRNIKKGEFIEGVPVIVIPKTEWERMRGSILSNYIFRWGEDKALALGYGSIYNHSYSPNARYHTNIENQSIDFYAWKDIQENVEITVNYNGDPEDQSPLWFEVIQ, from the coding sequence ATGAAAAATACTCAAAAATATGGTCGGGGAATATTTGCGGTGCGCAATATTAAAAAGGGGGAATTTATAGAGGGAGTGCCTGTAATAGTTATACCTAAAACAGAATGGGAGCGCATGAGGGGGAGCATACTTTCAAACTACATCTTCCGTTGGGGAGAGGATAAAGCTCTTGCTTTGGGATATGGCTCGATATATAATCATTCCTACTCACCTAATGCGAGATATCATACGAATATTGAAAACCAATCGATTGACTTCTATGCATGGAAAGATATACAGGAGAACGTAGAGATAACTGTTAATTATAATGGCGACCCTGAGGATCAATCTCCATTATGGTTCGAAGTAATCCAGTGA